A stretch of the Ostrea edulis chromosome 9, xbOstEdul1.1, whole genome shotgun sequence genome encodes the following:
- the LOC125659619 gene encoding uncharacterized protein LOC125659619: MKTLIGTIFLGFIAFGNCAIPFKTLKDRLSREQCKQKLAGIKSQRQPFYLDVNPTCEIGKVSFMYSRGQLQLSFWRDYPYQICLVELTRFDVLRAWDDKERDIKPVRDGNNVCFQNTNPSGGTVYIHLNPKGFTYMSEVYYEIQKLQTVPSGASSVRDQRPLLNTTPLPVRRFQRFPDDITPVPRIRDFEIQRPAVSPRQIPSRRPLPLSRQWFIRRLPVFINRVREDVRSNVVQPRDNTRLRQGLRRFFRQ; encoded by the exons ATGAAGACATTGATAGGAACTATCTTTTTAGGATTTATCGCGTTTGGGAATTGTGCTATACCATTTAAAACTCTGAAAGATCGCCTGTCTCGGGAACAATGCAAACAAAAGCTTGCTGG AATAAAAAGTCAAAGACAACCGTTCTACTTAGACGTCAATCCTACATGTGAAATTGGCAAAGTCTCATTCATGTACTCACGTGGTCAGCTGCAACTCTCGTTTTGGCGTGATTACCCATACCAGATCTGCTTGGTAGAATTAACACGGTTCGATGTTCTTCGTGCCTGGGATGACAAAGAACGAGACATTAAAC CTGTGAGAGACGGGAATAATGTCTGCTTCCAAAACACAAATCCAAGTGGTGGAACTGTGTATATTCACCTGAATCCGAAAGGATTTACCTACATGTCCGAGGTTTACTATGAAATCCAAAAATTACAAACTGTCCCCTCCGGTGCCTCGTCTGTGCGTGACCAGCGTCCTCTACTGAATACCACTCCCCTGCCAGTCAGAAGGTTCCAGCGCTTCCCCGATGATATCACACCTGTACCAAGAATCCGTGATTTTGAAATTCAACGTCCTGCTGTTTCCCCGAGACAGATTCCCTCGCGAAGACCGTTACCGCTGTCCAGACAGTGGTTCATTAGACGACTTCCGGTATTCATAAACAGAGTGAGAGAGGATGTGAGGAGTAATGTTGTTCAACCAAGGGACAATACTCGTTTGAGACAAGGTTTACGCAGATTTTTCAGACAATGA
- the LOC125659459 gene encoding uncharacterized protein LOC125659459, translated as MLTYPEAQMELILKLNLSVPSCLFTKLLTMDLLYFLPLVSLFLHHLIPKVSCVEMWDRATVVCETNGKKQIVEENSNRVVVLDSACQSGEVAWRLSETYVYLHFQKPSRFRVCFSSPAVPGYEKYSVYSMSSEKANYAGSPNRDGDICLTSSGTNLNLALQALNTYYLLTAKFSVSCVLS; from the exons atgtTGACGTACCCTGAAGCACAAATGGAATTGATATTAAAACTCAACCTTTCGGTTCCTTCATGCTTGTTTACAAAGCTTCTCACCATGGATTTACTTTATTTTCTTCCATTggtttctttatttttgcacCACCTAATACCAAAGGTATCGTGTGTAGAGATGTGGGACAGAGCCACAGTAGTATGCGAAACCAATGGCAAAAAACA GATAGTAGAAGAAAACTCCAATCGAGTCGTGGTTTTAGATTCTGCATGTCAGTCGGGAGAGGTAGCATGGCGACTAAGTGAAACCTATGTATACCTTCATTTCCAAAAACCATCCAGATTTAGAGTGTGTTTTAGTAGCCCAGCCGTACCTGGTTATGAAAAGTACAGTGTTTACAGTATGTCAAGTGAAAAAGCAAATTATGCAGGAAGTCCAAATCGAG ATGGTGACATTTGTTTAACGTCCTCAGGAACAAACCTCAACCTAGCCCTGCAAGCATTGAATACATATTACCTGTTAACTGCTAAGTTCAGTGTATCTTGTGTTTTATCgtaa